A segment of the Deltaproteobacteria bacterium genome:
TTTCGAACCAAATTTTTTGAAATTATAAAGCGCATAAAACGTTCTACTTATGAGAGGAGAAGATTATGAATATTCAGGTTGATAAACGATATTGGATAGTATTTGTGCTTATGCTCTTTTGCTCTTTGGGTTTTCCCGTTTTCTCCCTTCAAGCGGCCATGAGCCCCCAGGAGATCCTGGCCAAGGCCGATGAAGCACGGGGGACTGCTGAAGGCATCGAATGGGAAATCCGGATTGAATCCATCGAGGGGGGCCGGGAACAACAAAGGACCATCCGGGTAACGGCCAGGAGCTTTAATTCCCTGGCCGAATTTTTGGCCCCGGCCAATGTTAAGGGACAAAAGCTCTTGATGCAGGACCGCAACATGTGGTTTGCCAAACCAGGGCTTTCCAAGGCGGTCCCCATCTCTCCCCGGCAGAAACTGATGGGCGGGGCGGCCAATGGGGACATTGCCTCCACCAACTATGCCGGTGATTATAAAGTCGCCCAGGCTTCGGAAGAGACTGTGGGTGGAGAGCGGTGCCATCTTTTTGATTTGAGCGCGGTGGATAAAAAAGCCACCTACGATCGGATCAAATACTGGATATCCAAAGAACGGTTAGTGGGGGTTAAGGCCGAATTTTACACCGTCTCGGAGAAGATGTTTAAGACCGCTACCTTTGAATATGGAAACAGCCTCACCATCGACGGCCAGCCAAGGGCTTTTATTTCCAAGATGGTCATTACCAGCGCCATCATAAAAGAAGACGTCACCACCATGCTTTATCGTAAGGCCTCGATCAAGAAGGTCCCGGATTCGGTGTTTAATTTGAATCTTTTGACCAAGTGAGGGAGAACGTTCGGCGTTAAGCGTTCGGCGTTCGGCGAGAAAAACAGAAAAAAGTTTGGAGTTCGGAGTTTAGGGTTCGGAGTTCGGAGTTTTGGAGTTTAGAGTTTGGAAAAACGCATCAAGTTTGATGGTCTCGTAAAAACTCGTCATTCCCGCGCAGGCGGGGAATCCAGGCTATATGTAACTAATTAAAAATACTGGATTCCCGTTTTCACGGGAATGACGTAAATCGGCGCTTTTGGACTTATTACGAACGCATCACGTTTGGTTTTTGAAAACAACTGTTTCAACGCAGAGACCCAGAGGTCGCAGAGAAGCCCTTGTCATAGGAGGGCATGAGAGTATAAAATGAGACCCTATTTCTTGAAGAAAATCCATTTTCTTGCCCTTGGTGTTTTAATCCTGGCCTTCTGGCTCTGTTGGCCGAAAATAGGTCAGGCCGGCGAAGAGAAGGCAACAGGCCCTGATGGGTTACAGAAGATATGGGCCGAAAGCTTTTCCTGGGATTTACGGGTCTTGTCCTATGGGACTGTCCAGGAACCGGCCCATTCAACCCAAAATCCGGGAAACAATTTTTTGGAACTGCCCCGTTATTCGGCAAACCTGGAAATACGCCCGGATCTGCGTTTAAAGATGGATTCATTGGACCTCATGGCCAAACCCAGGATGAGACTGGTCCATGATTTCTGGCAGGAAGGGTTTCGCCGTGGTGAAAAACAAGAGAATAATGATGCGTACATCAATGAGTGGCTGGCCAGGTGGAAGCCACGGGAAAATTTATTCCTCTCCTTTGGCCGTGAAAATTTGCAATGGGGACCTTCCTTTCTATTTTCACCTTCAAACCCATTTTTTCAGGACAACGGCCGTCGAAACCCCTACCAGGAAGTGCCGGGCATGGATTTCGGACGCATCGTCTGGATACCGGAAAGCGCCTGGACCTTCTCTTTTATCGCCAATACGGAGGCCGGCCGGAATACCCCTATCGGCCCTGATCCCTTTGAAAAGGCCTATGCCTTGAAGATCGAATATACGGGACGGGAGAATTATGGTTCCTTGATCCTCTCCCATAACGAAGGCTCCCGGAATTCGTTGGGATTTTTTGGCGGCTGGACCGTATCCGATGCCGTTCTGCTTTACGGCGAAGGGGTTTTTACCCAGGGTAATAAGGCCTTATATCCTCAAAAGGATGAGTCCCCTTTCGGCGCCTCCCCGCAAAAGCTCCATCAGGAGGACCAGGCGATTAGGCCGGTCCTTCTGGCCGGGGGTTCTTATACCTTTGAAACCAAGGGGACCTTAACCTTGGAATATGCCTATTATGGGCCGGGATATAATGACGAGGAGGCCGACCGCTTTTATGCCTTGAGGCGCAGGGCCGCAGAGGCCTTCCGCTCCGGGGGCTTTTTGTCAGGGCTGGGGCAAAAGACCCTCGGTCAAACGGTCAACACGGGGTTACGCTTTTTGCGGAAGAACTATGGTTTGCTCCAGTATACCCAGAATAACATC
Coding sequences within it:
- a CDS encoding outer membrane lipoprotein-sorting protein, with amino-acid sequence MNIQVDKRYWIVFVLMLFCSLGFPVFSLQAAMSPQEILAKADEARGTAEGIEWEIRIESIEGGREQQRTIRVTARSFNSLAEFLAPANVKGQKLLMQDRNMWFAKPGLSKAVPISPRQKLMGGAANGDIASTNYAGDYKVAQASEETVGGERCHLFDLSAVDKKATYDRIKYWISKERLVGVKAEFYTVSEKMFKTATFEYGNSLTIDGQPRAFISKMVITSAIIKEDVTTMLYRKASIKKVPDSVFNLNLLTK